The sequence below is a genomic window from Microbulbifer hydrolyticus.
ACAGTCGTCGCGGGATAGGCCGGGATTACTTTATCGGCATGGGCGGCGGCGCCTACGACTATCTGGGGGAAAACGCCCGGCATAACCGGCGCGTATTCAGCGAACTCGCCGACCGCTTCGCCCGCTTGCTGGAACTGGTGGCGGCGGTGTGCGGGCGCGGGCGGGAGATGGATGCGACAGACATTCTGCAGCTGTTCCAGCGCTGGCGGGAATCCGGAGATCCACAACTGGCGGCGCAGTTGCGCAGTTTGGGAGTAGTCCTGCCGGAGATAGGCGGACTGCATTGAGGCTGCGGGCGCAGCCTCACTCAGGCGTGGATTGCGGCGCTCAGGGCAGCGGCCGTGTACGCCCGCGATCGTCTATGGCAACGAACACGAATTCACCTTCGGTGACTTTTACCTGCTCACCGGTATCTACCCGGGTCAGCCACACTTCCACCAGGGTCTTGATCGAGGAGCGGCCCACTTCGAGGGTTTCTGCATAGCAGCTGACGGTTGAGCCCACTGTTACCGGGCGCAGGAAGACCATGCTGCCTACGGCGACGGTGGTAACACGGCCACGGGCAATGCTCTGGGCGAGGATGGCTCCGGCCACGTCCATCTGCGACATCAACCAGCCGGCAAAGACGTCGCCCTGCGGGTTGGTATCCCGTGGCATGGACTGGGTTTGCAGGGTCAGGGTACCGCTGGGTTGCGGTTCTTCATCTATGGCGGACATCGCTGGTGCTCACATTCTTAGATTTATTGATCCGAAGGGGCATCAGAAGGGGGATCAATGGTGCCTCGGTTCGGATGGCGCATTCTAACACAAGCTGGGTACTAATTAGCCAGTATGAGTCGCGCAAATTTTTGTGCTCCTTATGCGTGTTATCCAAGCATTATCCGCGCCAGCTTGTTTGCTTTTCGCGCATCTCCTAAACTGCGCGACATGCGTGCACTGATTCTGACCCTGATGCTGTTGTGTTTTGCCGCCCAGAGCCTGGCTCTGGCGGTGGGCCCTGCCTGCGATCCGGGCGCCGATGCCAGTGGGCACGCGAGCATGTCTATGGCGATGGAGGCAGGGACCCATGCCGAAGCCGACCACAGCAATATGCCCTGCTGTGAGGACTCGGCCGACACCGCCCACCAGGATCTGTGCCAGCTGACCTGTTCGGTCGGCGGCTGTGGTTCTATGGCGCTTGTCGCCCAGGATTGGCAGGTCATCGCCCTGCCGGCCACACCTCCGTTCCAGCCAATCTCCCCCTCTCCCCTCACCGCTTCACAGCGAAACCTGTTGCGCCCGCCCATCGGCGCCTGATGCCAAGCTAATTTGCGCCATCCGCGGCGTATAAATCGACGCTTAATTTTACGATCGCGAATGCTTCTAACGCCGTGATCGAGCATCTGTCATACAGGACTTATCCATGGGAATTGTTGCGCATGCCCTGGGCCGACTGGCCCCGGCGCTGCTGATTGCCACATTCACTGTGCCCGTATGGGCACAGCTCAACCTCGATGGTGCTATCCAGCTGGCCAGCGAACAGGATCCACAGACTGCCGCCGCGCTGGCGGCCGCGGATGCCGCGGCACAGGCCGCGGTGGCGGACAGCCAGTGGGCCGATCCGCAGGTAAAAGTAGGCATCGCCAACCTGCCTACCGACACCTTCGCCTTCGACGACCAGCCGATGACGCAGAAAGTCATCGGCATCAGCCAGAAGCTCCCGCGCGGGAATTCGGCGGCACTGGCCGGCGAGCGCGGCGCGTATACCGCAGAGGCCGGCTATGCCGGTGCCGCGAATACAGAGCTGGCGCTGGCGCGGGATGTGGGGCTCGCCTACCTCAGCGTGGCCGAGCAGTTGCGGGTGCGCGAACTGCTGGCGGAGAACCGGCGCTGGATGCAGGAACTGGTTGGCTACAACCGCGCACGTCTTGCCAGCGCACAGATCCAGTCCCAGCAGTTGCTGCAGTCCCAGCTGGCGCTGGCGAGGCTGGACGACCGCATCGCCGCGGTGGACGGGGAGATCAATCGCGCCCGCGGTACCCTGAGCCGCTGGATCGGCGGCGCTGCCTGGGGCGCGCTGGACACATCGCCGCCGGCCTGGCGAGACACCCGCGACTGGCTGGCAGGACAGACCCTGCCGGTGCCCCTGACCAGCGTTGAGCAGCACCCGGCGGTCGCCGCCAGTAGCGCCCGGGTGGCCGCAGAACGGGCCAATGTGGCACTGGCGCAGGAGGCCTACAAACCCCAGTTCGGGGTCGACTTCAGCTACGGCCAGCGCGATCGTACGCCTATGAGTGACGGCTCGGATTTCGCCAGCGTGATGGTGTCATTCGACCTGCCGCTATTCCGTCACAACCGACAGGACCGGCGCCTCGCCGCCAGCCGTGCGCGCGAGAGTGCCGGCATCCTGCAGCGCCAGAGCCTGTTGCAGCAATTGCACGCGGAACTGAACGGTGCCGTGGCCATGGCCCAGACTCTGGACCGTCGCCGCGCGGAATATCGCGAGGATCTGCTGGCCCAGGCCGAGGCAACCGCCGATGCAGTGCTCAAGGGCTACGCCAGCAATACCGCAGATCTCGAAGCGGTGATTGCTGCGCGTATGGACGCCATTGAGACCCAGATTAGCGCCGCCCGCCTTACCTACGACTACTTCCGCGCCCTGGCGCGCATCCGTTACTTCCGTGCCGTTGATCCGCGCATCGATGCCAACAGCAAATAACCAGCGGTTTCCCAAGTTATGAACAAAGTATTGATTGTTGTCCTTGCCCTTATTGCCCTGGTGGTGGGGATTCTTGTCGGCCGCGGCCTGTCCGGTGGCGACGACTCGGCGCAAAGCGGCGGCGATGAAAAGAAAATTCTCTACTGGGTCGCGCCCATGGATCCCAACTATCGTCGCGAGGGCCCGGGCAAGTCGCCCATGGGCATGGACCTGGTGCCGGTGTATGAAGGCGAGGAAGAAGAATCTGCGCCTGGCACGGTCTCCATCTCGCCGCAGGTGGAGAACAATCTGGGTGTGCGCACCGCCGCTGCGCAGCAAGGCCCGGTGGCCACACAGGTGGACACCGTGGGCCTGGTGCAACTGGACGAGGACAAGCTGCACCATGTGCACACCCGCCTGAGCGGCTGGGTGCACAAAAGCTGGGTAAAGGCCGTGGGCGACCGCGTACGCAAGGGCCAGCCGCTGGTCGAGATCTACTCGCCGGAACTGGTAAAGGCACAGAGCGAACTGGTGGCGGCACTGGAGAGTGGCAACCGCACCCTGATCGAGGCCACCCGCGAACGCCTGAATACCCTCGGGGTGCCCGCGGACCAGGTGCGGGAGGTCAGTCGCACCCGCGAGGTCAGCCAGACCATCACTCTCCACTCGCCCGCCGATGGCTATGTGAACGAGTTCGCGGCCCGCGACGGCATGTACATCACCCCCGCCACCACCCTGATGAGTATTGGTCCGCTGGACACCGTATGGGTCGAAGGCGAGCTGTTCCCGAAACAGGGCGGCCAGGTGCAGGTGGGCGATACCGCTACCCTGCAGGGCGACTTCGCCCCCGGCCGCAGCTGGACCGGCAAACTGGTGCACATCCTGCCGGACCTGGATCCCGAGACCCGTACCCTGCGCGTGCGGGTACTGGTGGAAAACCGGGACAAGTCCCTGCGTCCGGGCATGTTCGTGCGCCTGCAACTGGAGGGCCCCAAAGTGAACACGCTCACCGTGCCGCGCGGCGCGCTGATCCGCACCGGTGACATGGACCGGCTGGTGATTGCCGAGGGCGCGGGGCGCTACCGCTCGGTGCGGGTACGTGTGGGACGCGAGCTGGGCCAGCGGGTGGAAATCCTCGCCGGTATCGCGCCCGGCACACAAGTGGTGACCTCGGCCCAGTTCCTGCTGGACTCCGAGTCCAGTATCAGCGCCGATCTACAGCGAATAGAAGGGAAAAGTGCCGCTAAAACCGGTCAAAAATCGGCAAAATCCGATACCGCCTGGGCCGAAGCCACGGTGCTCAGCATGCCCGACGACAACCACTACGCGCGCCTCGATCACGGCCCGGTGCCGGAATGGGACTGGCCCGGCATGGTGATGGGTTTTTATGTGGCGGAGGCTGCACAGAATGACCTGCGCAAGGCGCTGGAAAGCGGCGCACCGCTGCGGGTGCAGATGCATCAGCGCGAGGACGGTAAATACGAGGTGATCGCCACCCGTGCCGTGGCCGGGGATGCCGGTGGAGACATGGACCATTCGCAGATGGGCCACGGTGACATGGATCACGGGGACACGGAGCCTGAAATGGATCACCACGGGCAGCAGGAGCCGCAGAAATGATCGCGCGCATCATTCAATGGTCCCTGCACAATCGCGCACTGGTGCTGATTGCCGCGGTGGTACTGGCCATTGCCGGACTCTATAGCCTGCGCAACACGCCGGTGGACGCGCTGCCGGACCTGTCTGACGTGCAGGTGATCGTCAAAACCAGCTACCCGGGTCAGGCGCCGCAGGTGGTGGAAGACCAGGTCACCTATCCGCTTACCACCGCCATGCTGAGCGTGCCCGGCGCGCATACCGTGCGCGGTTATTCCTTTTTCGGCGACTCCTACGTTTACGTCATTTTCGACGACGATGTCGACCTTTACTGGGCCAGATCCCGGGTACTGGAATACCTGAGTCAGGTGGCGCCGCGCCTGCCCGCGGCCGCCAGCCCGGAACTGGGCCCGGATGCCACCGGCGTGGGCTGGATCTACAGCTACACCCTGGTGGACCCCACCGGTAAACACGACCTGGCGCAGCTGCGCTCGCTGCAGGACTGGTTCCTGAAATACGAGCTGCAGACCCTGCCCGGTGTGTCCGAGGTAGCGACCGTGGGCGGTATGGTGCGGCAATACCAGGTGCAGGTGGATCCGCTGCGCCTGCGCGCCTACGACCTCACCCTGGCCCAGGTGCAGGATGCCATCGAGCGCGGCAACCGCGAGTCAGGCGCCTCGGTGGTGGAGATGGCCGAAGCCGAATATATGGTGCGCGCCAGCGGCTATATCCAGAGCGTGGAAGACTTGCGCCAGCTACCGCTGCTGGTCAACGACAGCGGCACCCCGCTGTTGCTGCGGGACGTGGCGGATGTCCACCTGGGCCCGCAGATGCGCCGCGGCCTGTCGGAACTCAACGGCGAGGGCGAGGCCGTCGGCGGCGTCATCGTGATGCGCTTTGGCGAAAACGCGCGCGCGGTGATCGATCGCGTGCGCGCGCGCTTGCAGGAACTCCAGCGCAGCCTGCCGGCAGGGGTGGAAATCGTGCCCACCTACGATCGCAGCGAGCTGATCGACAGCGCGGTGGACAACCTGTGGCACAAGCTGTTGCAGGAATTTATCGTGGTGGCGCTGGTGTGCGCGTTGTTCCTGTTTCACCTGCGTTCTTCGCTGGTGATCGCCATCAGCCTGCCGCTCGGTATCATCGGCGCCTTCGTGGTGATGCACCTGCAGGGCATCAACGCCAACATCATGAGCCTGGGCGGTATCGCCATTGCCATCGGCGCCATGGTGGACGGTGCGATCGTGATGATCGAGAACCTGCACAAGCATATGGAGCGCACCCCGCTTACCGAGGAGAATCGGTGGAAGGTGGTCGGCGAGGCCGCCAGCGAGGTGGGGCCACCACTGTTCTTCAGCCTGCTGATCATCACCCTGAGCTTCCTGCCCGTATTCGCTCTGGAGGGCCAGGAGGGCCGCCTGTTCGCACCCTTGGCTTACACCAAGACCTACGCCATGGCGGTGGCCGCCGGCCTTGCCATCACGCTGGTACCGGTGCTGATGGGCTATCTGGTGCGGGGCGAGGTGAAGCCGGAACAGGCCAACCCCATCAACCGCGCCTTTACCGCCGCGTATCGCCCGGCGCTGGAACTGGCGATCCGCTATCCGCTACTCGTGGTCGTTACCGCGCTGGCGTTGCTCGCCAGTGCGCTGTATCCGCTGTCCAGAACCGGCAGCGAATTCATGCCGCCGCTGGACGAGGGCGACCTGATGTATATGCCCAGCACCCATCCCGGCATTTCCATCGGCAAGGCCCGCGAGCTACTGCAGCAGACCGACAAGATGATCATGCAGGTACCCGAAGTGGCGCAGGTGTGGGGCAAGATGGGCCGCGCGGAAACCGCCACCGACCCGGCGCCGCTGACCATGGTGGAGACCATCATCCGCTTCAAGCCCCGCGATCAGTGGCGCGACGGTATGACCCCGGAAAAGCTGCGCGCGGAACTGGATGCGGCGGTACAGCTGCCCGGCGTGACCAACGCCTGGGTGATGCCGATCAAGACCCGCATCGACATGCTCGCCACCGGTATCAAGACTCCTGTCGGCATCAAGATCGCCGGCGCCGACCTGCACCGGATCGAAAAGATCGGCACCCGCCTTGAATCCCTGCTCAAGAACGTGCCCGGCACTGCGTCGGTGTTTGCCGAGCGCGTGGAGGGCGGCCGCTATATCGACATCGATATCGACCGCAGCGCGGCGGCACGCTACGGCCTGAATATTCAGGACGTGCAGACGGTGATCGACACCGCAGTGGGCGGCAAGAAAGTGGGTGAGACGGTCGAGGGACTGGAGC
It includes:
- a CDS encoding acyl-CoA thioesterase codes for the protein MSAIDEEPQPSGTLTLQTQSMPRDTNPQGDVFAGWLMSQMDVAGAILAQSIARGRVTTVAVGSMVFLRPVTVGSTVSCYAETLEVGRSSIKTLVEVWLTRVDTGEQVKVTEGEFVFVAIDDRGRTRPLP
- a CDS encoding TolC family protein, translating into MGIVAHALGRLAPALLIATFTVPVWAQLNLDGAIQLASEQDPQTAAALAAADAAAQAAVADSQWADPQVKVGIANLPTDTFAFDDQPMTQKVIGISQKLPRGNSAALAGERGAYTAEAGYAGAANTELALARDVGLAYLSVAEQLRVRELLAENRRWMQELVGYNRARLASAQIQSQQLLQSQLALARLDDRIAAVDGEINRARGTLSRWIGGAAWGALDTSPPAWRDTRDWLAGQTLPVPLTSVEQHPAVAASSARVAAERANVALAQEAYKPQFGVDFSYGQRDRTPMSDGSDFASVMVSFDLPLFRHNRQDRRLAASRARESAGILQRQSLLQQLHAELNGAVAMAQTLDRRRAEYREDLLAQAEATADAVLKGYASNTADLEAVIAARMDAIETQISAARLTYDYFRALARIRYFRAVDPRIDANSK
- a CDS encoding efflux RND transporter periplasmic adaptor subunit, translating into MNKVLIVVLALIALVVGILVGRGLSGGDDSAQSGGDEKKILYWVAPMDPNYRREGPGKSPMGMDLVPVYEGEEEESAPGTVSISPQVENNLGVRTAAAQQGPVATQVDTVGLVQLDEDKLHHVHTRLSGWVHKSWVKAVGDRVRKGQPLVEIYSPELVKAQSELVAALESGNRTLIEATRERLNTLGVPADQVREVSRTREVSQTITLHSPADGYVNEFAARDGMYITPATTLMSIGPLDTVWVEGELFPKQGGQVQVGDTATLQGDFAPGRSWTGKLVHILPDLDPETRTLRVRVLVENRDKSLRPGMFVRLQLEGPKVNTLTVPRGALIRTGDMDRLVIAEGAGRYRSVRVRVGRELGQRVEILAGIAPGTQVVTSAQFLLDSESSISADLQRIEGKSAAKTGQKSAKSDTAWAEATVLSMPDDNHYARLDHGPVPEWDWPGMVMGFYVAEAAQNDLRKALESGAPLRVQMHQREDGKYEVIATRAVAGDAGGDMDHSQMGHGDMDHGDTEPEMDHHGQQEPQK
- a CDS encoding efflux RND transporter permease subunit produces the protein MIARIIQWSLHNRALVLIAAVVLAIAGLYSLRNTPVDALPDLSDVQVIVKTSYPGQAPQVVEDQVTYPLTTAMLSVPGAHTVRGYSFFGDSYVYVIFDDDVDLYWARSRVLEYLSQVAPRLPAAASPELGPDATGVGWIYSYTLVDPTGKHDLAQLRSLQDWFLKYELQTLPGVSEVATVGGMVRQYQVQVDPLRLRAYDLTLAQVQDAIERGNRESGASVVEMAEAEYMVRASGYIQSVEDLRQLPLLVNDSGTPLLLRDVADVHLGPQMRRGLSELNGEGEAVGGVIVMRFGENARAVIDRVRARLQELQRSLPAGVEIVPTYDRSELIDSAVDNLWHKLLQEFIVVALVCALFLFHLRSSLVIAISLPLGIIGAFVVMHLQGINANIMSLGGIAIAIGAMVDGAIVMIENLHKHMERTPLTEENRWKVVGEAASEVGPPLFFSLLIITLSFLPVFALEGQEGRLFAPLAYTKTYAMAVAAGLAITLVPVLMGYLVRGEVKPEQANPINRAFTAAYRPALELAIRYPLLVVVTALALLASALYPLSRTGSEFMPPLDEGDLMYMPSTHPGISIGKARELLQQTDKMIMQVPEVAQVWGKMGRAETATDPAPLTMVETIIRFKPRDQWRDGMTPEKLRAELDAAVQLPGVTNAWVMPIKTRIDMLATGIKTPVGIKIAGADLHRIEKIGTRLESLLKNVPGTASVFAERVEGGRYIDIDIDRSAAARYGLNIQDVQTVIDTAVGGKKVGETVEGLERYPINVRYPQAWRDSPENLRSLPLVAPNGTHLSLGDVATIAVESGPPMIKTENARPNGWIYIDIANRDLGSWVAEAQQLVASELALPPGYSLAWSGQYEYMERARERLGLLLPVTLGIIVLLLYFSFRHWGEVLVIMGTLPMALIGGLWLLYWLDFNLSVAVGVGFIALAGVAVEIGVIMLVYLNQAWKRALAECEAADRKPALDDLLDAIRRGAGQRMRPVLMTTATVFIGLVPVMIGSGVGSEVMQRIAAPMVGGMVSAMLLTLVVIPSVYRLWKGRGLASAS